The Synechococcus sp. MU1643 genome contains a region encoding:
- the rpmG gene encoding 50S ribosomal protein L33 codes for MAKNKGVRIVVTLECTECRSVPASEKRSPGVSRYTTEKNRRNTTERLELMKFCPQLNKMTLHKEIK; via the coding sequence ATGGCCAAGAACAAGGGCGTCCGGATCGTTGTCACTCTTGAGTGCACCGAATGCCGGTCCGTTCCCGCTTCCGAAAAGCGATCCCCCGGCGTGTCTCGCTACACGACGGAAAAGAATCGCCGGAACACCACTGAAAGGCTTGAGCTGATGAAGTTCTGCCCTCAGCTCAACAAGATGACTCTTCACAAAGAGATCAAGTGA
- the rpsR gene encoding 30S ribosomal protein S18: MSSSFFKKRLSPIKPGDPIDYKDVDLLKKFITERGKILPRRLTGLTAKQQRDLTNAVKRARIVALLPFVNPEG; encoded by the coding sequence ATGTCCAGCTCCTTTTTCAAGAAGCGTCTCTCGCCGATCAAGCCCGGTGATCCCATCGATTACAAGGATGTGGATCTTCTCAAGAAGTTCATCACCGAACGCGGAAAGATCCTTCCTCGTCGCCTCACCGGCCTCACCGCCAAGCAACAGCGTGATCTCACCAACGCTGTGAAGCGTGCACGCATCGTTGCTCTTCTGCCGTTCGTGAACCCCGAAGGTTGA
- a CDS encoding ribonuclease catalytic domain-containing protein → MNNFIQPGDTVAVVLKGSPLLGRLLSIKGSKAVLSFGGQRRDQGLPLRDLSAIDPEHLFDHCDLPAPEQVQDSAPSARAVVEAWQLLETDQPGGMGRLSLCELGELVLTPFNLAGLAALWAWLHGNQQLFRWRRDRLIQPLPREERASLRRQRRAERQAQQHEQRQLALLRAERGLSDDERLELGKVWDERFSHWIQLLKDNPASVGSDRDLQQWSAQLSIGSDAADLRQWLIVRELLDRNEPIGLRGSVWSRSFPTDLVEEANRLVALSNEQLPGDEQRIDLTDLATYSLDDAGTREIDDALSLECRDGVDWIWIHIADPSRLIGIDSPLDQEARRRATSLYLADGVMPMLPLELAAGPLSLRAGRRCAALSVAVRLDDAGAVAEQRIARSWIQPRYGLTYTDGDELIELAPPGDEALSDLSRLLIQRMRWRRAKGAVMFDRPEGRFRCSDGALTLQVIDPSPSRLMVSEAMLLMGAVVASFGEEHNLPLPFRSQPAAELPSSDELDRIPEGPARDAAIKRCLSRGVQGTRPMPHYSLGLEAYVQATSPIRRYADLMAHRQIIAQLSEIAPMDEEHLGEVIDDLDDPLRQSIQISREDQRHWQQVWFAEHQSTVWSAQFLRWLRPQDRLALVHVSDLAMDLVGCVSAADPEPGDALELKVGRADPVRGELQLQLA, encoded by the coding sequence TTGAACAATTTCATTCAACCCGGAGACACCGTCGCGGTTGTTCTCAAGGGATCTCCTCTTCTCGGCCGTCTTCTGTCCATCAAGGGCAGCAAGGCGGTTCTTTCTTTTGGTGGTCAACGTCGTGACCAGGGCCTACCCCTGCGAGATCTGAGTGCCATTGATCCCGAGCATCTCTTCGATCACTGTGACCTGCCTGCCCCTGAGCAGGTGCAGGACAGCGCCCCATCAGCACGGGCCGTCGTCGAGGCCTGGCAGCTGCTGGAAACGGATCAACCGGGGGGTATGGGTCGTCTGAGTCTGTGTGAGCTGGGCGAGTTGGTGTTAACCCCGTTCAACCTCGCCGGTCTGGCAGCGCTGTGGGCCTGGCTGCATGGGAACCAACAGTTGTTCCGCTGGCGTCGAGACCGCTTGATCCAACCACTACCCCGCGAGGAGCGGGCCAGCCTGCGGCGCCAACGCCGTGCTGAGCGGCAAGCGCAACAGCATGAACAACGGCAGCTCGCGTTGCTGCGGGCGGAGCGAGGCCTCAGCGACGATGAACGCCTCGAACTCGGTAAGGTTTGGGATGAACGTTTCAGCCACTGGATTCAGTTGCTGAAAGACAATCCCGCGTCTGTGGGCTCCGACCGGGATCTCCAGCAGTGGTCGGCACAGTTATCGATCGGATCGGATGCAGCTGATCTGCGGCAGTGGTTGATCGTGCGGGAGTTGCTCGATCGCAATGAGCCCATTGGTTTGAGAGGCAGCGTTTGGTCTCGCAGTTTTCCCACTGATCTGGTGGAAGAAGCGAACCGCCTTGTTGCTTTGTCGAATGAACAGCTGCCTGGGGATGAGCAACGCATTGACCTCACGGACCTGGCGACCTACAGCCTGGACGATGCAGGAACCCGCGAAATTGATGACGCTCTTTCCCTGGAGTGTCGTGACGGCGTCGATTGGATCTGGATCCACATCGCTGATCCCAGTCGGTTGATCGGCATTGACTCCCCTCTCGATCAGGAAGCAAGACGCCGGGCTACCAGTTTGTATTTGGCGGACGGTGTGATGCCCATGCTCCCTCTTGAGCTGGCAGCCGGTCCCCTCAGCCTGCGGGCCGGGAGGCGTTGTGCAGCCTTGAGTGTGGCCGTTCGCCTTGATGACGCTGGTGCTGTGGCGGAACAACGGATTGCGCGCAGCTGGATTCAACCCCGCTACGGCCTCACCTACACCGATGGTGATGAGCTGATCGAGTTGGCTCCCCCAGGCGATGAAGCCTTGTCAGATCTCTCGCGACTCTTGATTCAGCGCATGCGCTGGCGCCGAGCCAAAGGGGCCGTGATGTTCGACCGTCCCGAAGGACGCTTCCGCTGCAGCGATGGGGCGTTGACGCTGCAGGTGATTGACCCGTCACCCTCCCGCCTGATGGTGAGTGAAGCGATGCTGCTGATGGGCGCTGTTGTGGCCAGCTTTGGGGAAGAGCACAATCTGCCGCTGCCCTTCCGCAGTCAGCCTGCGGCGGAGCTGCCCTCCAGCGATGAACTCGATCGAATCCCCGAGGGACCAGCCCGTGATGCGGCGATCAAGCGCTGCTTGAGCCGTGGCGTGCAGGGAACGCGACCCATGCCTCATTACAGCCTCGGGCTTGAGGCCTATGTGCAGGCGACATCCCCGATTCGACGCTATGCCGATCTCATGGCCCACCGCCAGATAATTGCCCAGCTTTCGGAGATTGCACCGATGGATGAAGAGCATCTTGGGGAAGTGATCGACGATCTCGATGATCCATTACGCCAATCCATTCAGATCAGCCGTGAGGATCAGCGCCACTGGCAGCAGGTGTGGTTCGCTGAGCATCAGAGCACCGTTTGGTCGGCACAATTCCTGCGCTGGTTGCGTCCGCAGGATCGCTTGGCCCTGGTTCATGTCAGCGACCTGGCCATGGATCTGGTCGGTTGTGTGTCTGCCGCAGACCCTGAGCCCGGCGACGCTCTTGAGCTCAAGGTGGGTCGAGCTGACCCTGTACGCGGTGAGCTGCAGCTTCAGTTGGCCTGA
- a CDS encoding FAD-dependent oxidoreductase yields MTQRDVVVWGGGCGGVAAALQSARSGADTTLFTPGPWLGGMVSSAGVCAPDGHELTCWQTGIWGAFLRQLEMEEPSGLDQNWVSCFGYRPLTAERILQRWVTAEPKLEWRPHCRLERVQCQQGCLRSVDIHSANGVETFSAKVFVDGSDLGDLLALSSTPFRWGWEAKEIWDEPSAPDQCRLESEAFFQQQPIQSPTWVVMGQLHGKLAPQRADAIPHIPFDRSIASFGLEKTITYGRLPNGLVMLNWPLEGNDWHQGLDRALSADAEVRAELTQEMQGHSKDFLAALSECSGGWIAAGKAFPGEDPSLALMPYWREGRRLIGRSTVTERDLLPMAKGALRGPLPIDVQGRCTSIAVGTYANDHHYPGGDWPLATKSVRWGGRWSGTPFCIPFDALISESIPNLVMAEKGFSVSHMANGATRLQPLILNLGQVAGLAAGMAVRHGCAVGDLAVDAIQSALIHEPQAPAAVLPIWDWPLWHPYWVTAQEQGLAQPEHLDASGCLSGPRASTLIHPGVNQAPNQPHEVGLSGVLTGNLQEGYQLQTAEGIWPLITLEPAVHRWLSASDQAGQTVSLRGVQNPWGPWVRITGVLDQAN; encoded by the coding sequence ATGACCCAACGCGACGTGGTGGTTTGGGGTGGTGGCTGCGGAGGCGTTGCTGCTGCTCTGCAGAGCGCAAGATCAGGAGCGGACACGACACTGTTCACACCCGGCCCTTGGCTTGGGGGCATGGTGAGTTCGGCAGGGGTCTGCGCCCCGGATGGGCATGAACTGACCTGTTGGCAGACCGGGATTTGGGGCGCATTTCTGCGGCAGCTGGAGATGGAGGAGCCGAGCGGGCTCGACCAGAACTGGGTGAGCTGTTTCGGATACAGGCCGCTAACAGCCGAACGGATCCTGCAACGCTGGGTGACGGCTGAGCCCAAGCTGGAATGGCGTCCCCACTGCAGGCTGGAGCGGGTGCAATGCCAGCAGGGGTGCCTCCGTTCCGTGGACATCCACAGCGCAAATGGTGTCGAAACCTTCTCCGCCAAAGTGTTTGTTGACGGCAGCGACCTGGGTGATCTGCTTGCCCTTTCGTCGACTCCTTTTCGCTGGGGTTGGGAAGCCAAGGAGATCTGGGATGAACCCAGCGCCCCCGATCAGTGCCGGCTCGAGAGCGAAGCGTTCTTTCAACAGCAACCCATTCAGTCACCCACCTGGGTGGTGATGGGTCAGTTGCATGGAAAACTTGCCCCGCAGCGTGCCGATGCGATCCCGCACATTCCGTTTGATCGGAGCATCGCCAGTTTCGGCCTTGAGAAAACCATCACCTATGGCCGTCTGCCCAACGGACTGGTCATGCTGAATTGGCCCCTGGAGGGCAACGACTGGCACCAAGGACTCGATCGAGCTCTCAGTGCGGATGCCGAGGTTCGTGCAGAGCTGACCCAAGAGATGCAGGGGCACAGCAAGGATTTTCTCGCGGCACTGTCGGAATGCAGCGGCGGTTGGATCGCTGCAGGGAAGGCTTTTCCAGGTGAAGACCCCAGCCTCGCGTTGATGCCGTACTGGCGGGAAGGTCGGCGGCTGATAGGTCGATCAACGGTCACGGAACGAGACCTCTTGCCGATGGCCAAGGGAGCCCTGCGAGGACCGCTCCCGATCGATGTCCAGGGACGCTGCACCAGCATCGCTGTGGGCACCTACGCCAATGACCATCACTACCCTGGTGGAGACTGGCCCCTCGCAACGAAAAGTGTGCGTTGGGGAGGGCGTTGGAGCGGTACACCCTTCTGCATCCCCTTTGATGCCTTGATCTCAGAATCGATTCCCAACCTTGTGATGGCGGAGAAAGGCTTCAGCGTCAGCCACATGGCCAATGGGGCAACGCGGTTGCAGCCCTTGATCCTCAATCTGGGCCAGGTGGCGGGTCTTGCAGCGGGCATGGCCGTTCGTCATGGCTGTGCCGTTGGTGATCTGGCGGTTGATGCCATCCAGTCAGCACTGATCCACGAGCCCCAAGCCCCTGCAGCAGTGCTCCCGATCTGGGACTGGCCGCTTTGGCATCCCTACTGGGTTACAGCTCAGGAGCAGGGCTTGGCTCAGCCTGAACACCTGGATGCATCAGGCTGCCTTTCAGGCCCACGGGCCAGCACGCTCATTCACCCCGGAGTGAACCAGGCGCCAAACCAGCCTCATGAGGTCGGCCTCAGTGGTGTGCTTACAGGCAACCTTCAGGAGGGCTACCAATTGCAAACCGCAGAAGGGATCTGGCCCCTTATCACGCTGGAACCTGCTGTTCACCGCTGGCTTTCCGCCTCTGATCAGGCCGGCCAAACGGTGAGTCTGCGCGGCGTGCAAAACCCATGGGGTCCCTGGGTGCGGATCACAGGGGTTCTGGATCAGGCCAACTGA
- the metG gene encoding methionine--tRNA ligase, translating into MPYTLTTPLYYVNDRPHLGSTYTTLACDALARFERLRLEKVTFVTGVDEHGQKIQRTAERQQLSPQDHCDRVSSRYRDLWNQWGISDDRFVRTTNPRHLELVEQFYERVKASGDIVVGKQTGWYCVDCEEYKDDPAEAESPSCSIHRKPLEWRDEENLFFRLSRYQSAIEELVARDDFIAPASRRQEVRNFVAQGLRDFSISRVNVSWGLPVPDHPGHTFYVWFDALLGYLTALLDDGEAVSLDRLASCGWPASVHVIGKDILRFHAVFWPAMCMSAGLPVPQKVFGHGFLTREGQKMGKSLGNVLDPELLLERCGTDAVRWYLLRDIQFGDDGDFQQQRFVDLVNNDLANTIGNLLNRTSSMARKWFDEGVPPAGTASSADHPMAIKAAETVSTVIQAMPQLAFKTAAESILQLAISANGHLNDTAPWSRMKEPGQEASVAEDLFAVLETTRIVGLLLAPLLPDLSGRILTQLGQSLDPNNWSNQLNWGRLSSGSVLPKPTPVMQRLELDEPL; encoded by the coding sequence ATGCCCTACACCCTTACGACTCCGCTCTATTACGTCAACGATCGTCCCCATCTGGGCAGCACCTACACGACCCTCGCCTGTGACGCCCTGGCTCGCTTCGAGCGACTCCGGCTGGAGAAGGTGACCTTCGTAACCGGGGTTGATGAGCACGGTCAGAAGATTCAACGCACGGCAGAACGTCAGCAGCTGAGCCCGCAAGATCACTGCGACCGCGTCAGCAGCCGCTACCGCGATCTCTGGAATCAGTGGGGGATTTCCGACGATCGCTTCGTGCGCACCACCAACCCGCGCCATTTGGAGTTGGTGGAGCAGTTCTACGAACGGGTGAAGGCATCCGGCGACATTGTTGTCGGTAAACAGACCGGCTGGTACTGCGTTGATTGCGAGGAATACAAGGACGATCCGGCCGAGGCGGAGTCGCCTTCCTGTTCGATCCACCGCAAGCCTCTGGAATGGCGCGATGAGGAGAACCTCTTCTTTCGGCTCTCTCGCTATCAATCTGCCATTGAAGAGTTGGTGGCTCGGGATGACTTCATCGCGCCTGCCAGCAGACGACAGGAAGTGCGCAATTTCGTCGCCCAAGGATTGCGCGACTTCTCCATTTCACGGGTGAATGTGTCCTGGGGCCTTCCAGTACCTGACCATCCCGGTCACACCTTCTACGTCTGGTTTGACGCCCTGCTGGGCTATCTCACAGCACTTCTCGATGACGGCGAAGCGGTGTCACTGGATCGGCTTGCCTCCTGCGGTTGGCCCGCCTCCGTGCACGTGATCGGTAAGGACATTCTTCGCTTTCATGCTGTCTTCTGGCCTGCCATGTGCATGTCTGCAGGGCTGCCGGTGCCGCAAAAGGTGTTTGGCCATGGCTTCCTCACCAGGGAGGGCCAGAAGATGGGCAAATCCCTTGGCAACGTGCTGGACCCGGAATTGTTGCTGGAACGATGCGGCACCGATGCCGTTCGTTGGTATCTATTGCGCGACATCCAATTCGGAGACGACGGAGATTTTCAACAACAACGCTTTGTGGATCTCGTCAACAACGACCTCGCCAACACCATCGGCAACCTGCTCAACCGCACCTCGTCGATGGCCCGCAAGTGGTTCGATGAAGGCGTCCCTCCGGCAGGAACAGCCTCAAGTGCTGACCATCCCATGGCTATCAAGGCTGCGGAAACCGTCAGTACGGTGATTCAGGCGATGCCGCAGCTTGCGTTCAAGACCGCGGCCGAGTCGATCCTTCAGTTGGCGATTTCTGCGAACGGTCATCTCAATGACACGGCGCCCTGGAGTCGCATGAAGGAACCCGGTCAAGAGGCGAGCGTTGCCGAAGATTTGTTTGCTGTGCTGGAAACCACCCGCATCGTTGGGCTTCTGCTTGCCCCGCTTTTGCCCGACCTCAGCGGGCGGATTCTTACCCAGCTTGGGCAGAGCTTGGATCCAAACAACTGGTCGAATCAGCTCAATTGGGGCAGGCTGAGCAGCGGTTCTGTGCTGCCGAAGCCAACACCGGTGATGCAGCGGTTGGAACTGGATGAACCCCTCTAA
- the lptC gene encoding LPS export ABC transporter periplasmic protein LptC yields MLGRLSRCGLTAALVASALLTACATRRPITVEPTPSFVFRSLDLSQRTDDGNRDWDLTSPEARYDLSSRTIRARNPEGVLYGDDQPHYRITADLATVLRDGELVVLEGSVHLQQLNRRGLTIKGDNLIWTPSQSRMVINQRPTANDGQTQIRSRELAFQQDTEVLVFSGPTQLNRVDGTDAASTVVRGGSGTWNLKSGLMQAPGPVEAVRSDGRTLNASGLDGNTRKGYLDLQKPVTLVLESERGRITAGRTRWLFSAKQLQSDQPVQADLKNSKVQGGGFKLDERTGTVIISRNCRVEQKSETLTARRCAWNWRSERLVADGDVVLQRTKPEQITRASRMEAMISDDGEIRFGQSGARVESRIKLSPAAQEKPRRPQVSF; encoded by the coding sequence ATGCTGGGTCGCTTGTCGCGTTGTGGTCTGACGGCAGCCCTTGTGGCAAGTGCATTGCTGACCGCTTGCGCGACTCGGCGTCCAATCACGGTTGAACCCACGCCTTCCTTCGTTTTTCGATCGCTGGATTTGAGTCAACGGACCGACGACGGCAACCGTGACTGGGATCTCACAAGCCCCGAGGCGCGTTACGACTTGAGCAGTCGAACCATCCGTGCACGAAATCCTGAGGGCGTTCTCTATGGAGACGATCAACCGCACTACCGGATCACTGCCGATCTCGCCACGGTGTTGAGGGATGGAGAACTCGTCGTTCTTGAAGGATCGGTGCATCTGCAGCAGCTGAACCGACGGGGGCTGACGATTAAGGGGGACAATCTGATTTGGACGCCATCGCAGTCGAGGATGGTGATCAATCAACGGCCAACGGCCAATGATGGCCAGACGCAAATTCGATCCCGCGAGCTGGCCTTCCAGCAGGACACCGAAGTGCTGGTGTTCAGCGGCCCAACCCAGCTGAACCGTGTGGATGGAACAGATGCTGCTTCCACAGTGGTGCGCGGAGGCAGCGGAACCTGGAATCTCAAGAGCGGTTTGATGCAAGCGCCTGGTCCGGTGGAGGCCGTGCGCAGTGATGGCCGGACACTCAATGCATCAGGGCTGGATGGCAATACCCGCAAGGGCTACCTCGACCTTCAAAAACCGGTCACGCTTGTGCTCGAAAGCGAACGGGGTCGGATCACTGCCGGACGGACGCGTTGGCTGTTTTCTGCGAAGCAACTTCAATCCGATCAACCCGTTCAGGCTGATTTGAAAAACAGCAAAGTGCAGGGCGGCGGGTTCAAGCTTGATGAGCGCACTGGCACCGTGATCATTTCCAGGAACTGTCGCGTGGAGCAGAAGTCGGAAACGCTTACGGCTCGTCGGTGTGCATGGAACTGGCGCAGTGAACGGCTTGTGGCTGATGGCGATGTGGTTCTTCAGCGGACCAAGCCTGAGCAGATCACTCGGGCATCACGCATGGAGGCCATGATTTCTGATGATGGAGAGATTCGTTTCGGCCAATCCGGAGCGAGGGTTGAATCCAGGATCAAGCTGAGTCCGGCGGCACAGGAGAAACCTCGCCGGCCCCAAGTGTCGTTCTGA
- a CDS encoding cofactor assembly of complex C subunit B, with protein MPGPARAVLICALLLLGLTVTNAGLAETVTPELQRAEVLAGMAAVGLMLVAVLWTRANPKSTEKVPLKGEQGLVIGDQFSEDQQQELAWGSHMLLTATPAASVLVLWRKQVVLRRGLISQDSFQPGPITKRALERDQTISLVNTTLFPGRAEFDAMLPSLPAIVVCPMGNEGAVIVGGWSPRCFTCSDERWIEGWAQRLRTTLGAGEVSPVPPDSA; from the coding sequence ATGCCAGGTCCCGCCCGAGCCGTTCTGATCTGTGCGCTTTTGTTGCTCGGTCTGACCGTGACCAATGCGGGGTTAGCGGAGACCGTGACACCCGAACTGCAAAGAGCAGAGGTTTTGGCGGGGATGGCAGCGGTTGGGTTGATGTTGGTGGCGGTGCTCTGGACACGGGCCAATCCCAAATCAACGGAGAAGGTTCCATTGAAGGGAGAGCAGGGACTGGTGATAGGGGATCAGTTCAGCGAGGACCAACAACAAGAGCTGGCCTGGGGCAGCCACATGCTGCTGACGGCAACGCCAGCGGCATCCGTCCTCGTGCTGTGGCGCAAGCAGGTCGTGTTACGTCGAGGCCTGATCAGTCAGGACTCGTTTCAGCCAGGCCCGATCACCAAACGGGCTCTAGAGCGTGACCAAACCATCTCCCTGGTGAACACAACACTTTTTCCGGGCCGAGCGGAATTCGACGCGATGCTGCCGTCACTCCCTGCCATCGTTGTATGCCCCATGGGAAACGAGGGAGCCGTGATCGTGGGGGGTTGGTCGCCCCGTTGCTTCACTTGCTCGGATGAGCGATGGATTGAGGGCTGGGCCCAGCGGCTCAGAACGACACTTGGGGCCGGCGAGGTTTCTCCTGTGCCGCCGGACTCAGCTTGA
- a CDS encoding tellurite resistance TerB family protein, with the protein MTTPEAFAAIALAAVACDGKLGRDEAHALRCQLENRSLYSDCSEAEMGELFDRLLQLLRKQGVQGLIASALPQLNRPQQQSALAVAAHLVHADRKITAEETDLLDQLTRRMAVPENEARMIIEAIAALNRDMLDS; encoded by the coding sequence ATGACGACTCCCGAGGCTTTTGCCGCCATTGCCCTCGCCGCTGTTGCCTGTGACGGCAAGTTGGGGCGGGATGAAGCCCATGCCTTGCGCTGTCAGCTGGAGAACCGATCGCTCTACAGCGACTGCTCTGAAGCTGAGATGGGTGAATTGTTTGATCGCCTGCTTCAGCTGTTACGGAAGCAGGGCGTTCAGGGCTTGATCGCCTCCGCTTTGCCGCAGCTCAATCGACCACAGCAGCAGTCGGCCCTGGCCGTGGCAGCGCATCTGGTGCATGCCGACCGCAAGATCACAGCGGAGGAGACCGACCTCCTGGATCAGCTCACCCGTCGAATGGCTGTGCCCGAGAACGAGGCCCGCATGATTATTGAGGCAATTGCAGCCCTCAACCGCGACATGCTGGACAGCTAA
- the psb32 gene encoding photosystem II repair protein Psb32 gives MPRSARRLLASLLSFGFCLLLCAPASLAISPAALGGSLPDALVIDDADVFSRASRGELEVKLRSFDDQRVDARLITLRRLDYGINLNSFGEELLEMWSSPSGNPLLLMLIETSNKRSAVVANQELEAQLPSSLLKSTARTTMTVPLREGDRYRQASVDGLTRLSIVLSGGEDPGPPKEIERVTLPTNIPTKAETAESDATKWVIILLVLGTIIPMATWWVFSR, from the coding sequence ATGCCTCGTTCCGCCAGACGCCTGTTGGCCAGCCTGCTCAGCTTCGGGTTCTGTCTTCTTCTCTGTGCCCCTGCCAGTCTGGCGATCTCACCTGCCGCGCTGGGTGGAAGCCTGCCAGATGCGCTGGTTATCGACGATGCCGACGTGTTCAGCCGCGCCAGCCGTGGTGAATTGGAAGTGAAATTGCGCAGTTTTGATGATCAACGGGTGGATGCCCGCTTGATCACCCTGCGGCGTTTGGATTACGGCATCAACTTGAACAGCTTCGGTGAGGAACTCCTCGAGATGTGGAGCTCGCCCAGCGGCAATCCATTGCTTTTGATGTTGATCGAAACCTCCAACAAGCGTTCCGCCGTGGTCGCAAATCAGGAGCTTGAAGCACAACTTCCTTCGAGCCTGCTGAAGAGCACCGCGCGGACAACCATGACTGTGCCCCTGCGTGAGGGCGATCGTTATCGCCAGGCCTCTGTTGATGGCCTCACCCGACTTTCAATTGTTCTCTCTGGTGGGGAGGATCCAGGCCCTCCGAAGGAAATCGAACGGGTCACACTACCTACCAATATTCCCACCAAGGCTGAAACCGCTGAGAGTGATGCCACCAAGTGGGTGATCATTTTGTTGGTTCTTGGAACCATCATTCCGATGGCCACCTGGTGGGTGTTCTCGCGCTGA
- the pxcA gene encoding proton extrusion protein PcxA — protein MSRRNWINLFSNSQSIELSSDLERGYEAALLIQSLELEYYGDRQIRPDLKLSVPRSVQATILRRFKTALAICRNSAANLSDQQGQLDSQELRQLQLIESVVSRYGSQRSSSSPSISRSPDALPRSLLGVFDSIRLQLDPSTEDNLVEGYRRRRDSTLISLKVLLLLVLVPLLVQQIAGTYLISPAVNQLSPELPFLSYPKPQLEERAAEKLRIYKQELEFDAFLKGVQPLDNGALRDKLTEKATELKHDADQESLKAIKNVFADLTGLIAFAVVCFMSRDELRVLRGFVDEAVYGLSDSAKAFAIILFTDIFVGYHSPEGWSVLLEGIADHFGLPSSQSFVNLFIATFPVVLATIFKYWIFRYLNRVSPSSVATLKGMNGGG, from the coding sequence ATGAGCCGCCGAAACTGGATCAACCTGTTCAGCAATAGCCAATCCATCGAACTCTCGAGTGATCTTGAGCGTGGTTATGAAGCGGCTCTTCTCATCCAAAGCTTGGAATTGGAGTACTACGGCGACCGGCAGATCCGGCCGGACCTCAAGCTCTCCGTTCCTCGCTCTGTTCAGGCCACGATTTTGCGACGCTTCAAAACGGCGCTGGCCATTTGCCGTAATTCAGCAGCCAATCTCTCGGACCAACAGGGCCAACTGGATTCCCAGGAGTTGCGTCAACTCCAACTGATTGAATCCGTTGTGAGCCGTTATGGATCGCAACGATCAAGCAGTTCGCCGTCGATCAGCCGCTCACCGGATGCCCTGCCTCGTTCGCTTCTCGGCGTCTTCGACAGCATTCGACTTCAATTGGATCCTTCAACCGAGGACAACTTGGTTGAAGGTTATCGACGCCGGCGGGACAGCACGCTGATTTCACTGAAGGTTCTGCTGCTTCTCGTTCTTGTTCCCTTACTGGTTCAGCAGATTGCGGGGACCTATCTGATCTCCCCTGCTGTGAATCAGCTTTCACCTGAACTTCCTTTTCTTAGTTATCCCAAGCCTCAGTTGGAAGAGAGGGCAGCTGAAAAACTTCGGATCTACAAGCAAGAATTGGAATTCGATGCCTTCCTCAAAGGCGTCCAGCCTCTGGATAATGGTGCTCTGCGCGACAAGCTCACCGAAAAGGCGACTGAACTCAAGCACGATGCTGATCAGGAAAGTCTCAAGGCCATCAAAAACGTCTTTGCAGATTTGACCGGCCTGATTGCTTTCGCCGTGGTGTGTTTTATGAGCCGCGATGAACTGCGGGTTCTTCGAGGTTTTGTGGATGAGGCTGTTTACGGGCTGAGTGATTCCGCCAAGGCCTTCGCCATCATCTTGTTCACCGACATCTTCGTTGGTTACCACAGCCCGGAAGGTTGGTCGGTGCTGCTGGAAGGGATTGCCGACCATTTCGGTCTTCCCTCCAGCCAGAGTTTTGTCAATCTCTTCATCGCGACATTCCCAGTGGTGTTAGCGACGATCTTCAAGTATTGGATTTTCAGATATCTCAACCGTGTTTCTCCGTCTTCCGTCGCGACGCTGAAGGGGATGAATGGCGGTGGTTGA
- the cobU gene encoding bifunctional adenosylcobinamide kinase/adenosylcobinamide-phosphate guanylyltransferase, producing the protein MEPHVAGQTSRLILVSGPARSGKSRWAEHLLHHHPVVTYIATAATRPGDPDWQKRLEVHQQRRPDHWSVAECGAELVNVIDNLAPGQSVLIDALGGFVAHHLDLSALEWDQLCERLIASIRSSHCIFVLVIEETGWGVVPPTRIGGLFRDRLGSLAQALDSVASAAWLVLQGRALDLHALGQVVP; encoded by the coding sequence ATGGAGCCACACGTAGCCGGTCAGACCAGCCGCTTGATTCTGGTCAGCGGACCAGCCCGCAGTGGAAAGAGCCGTTGGGCTGAGCATCTTTTGCATCACCACCCTGTTGTGACCTACATCGCCACAGCTGCCACCCGACCGGGTGATCCTGATTGGCAGAAGCGACTGGAGGTCCACCAGCAGCGTCGACCCGACCACTGGAGCGTCGCTGAATGCGGAGCAGAGCTGGTGAACGTCATCGACAACCTTGCTCCAGGCCAATCTGTTCTGATTGACGCGCTTGGAGGATTCGTTGCCCATCACTTGGACCTAAGTGCCTTGGAGTGGGATCAGCTCTGTGAACGGTTGATCGCCTCGATCAGGTCATCGCATTGCATCTTTGTTCTGGTGATCGAAGAGACAGGCTGGGGCGTTGTTCCCCCAACACGCATCGGTGGCTTGTTCCGGGATCGTCTTGGAAGCCTTGCGCAAGCCCTGGACAGCGTCGCCAGCGCCGCCTGGCTGGTTCTCCAGGGTCGCGCTCTGGATCTTCATGCTCTCGGCCAGGTGGTGCCATGA